The Ahaetulla prasina isolate Xishuangbanna chromosome 4, ASM2864084v1, whole genome shotgun sequence genome has a window encoding:
- the LOC131198617 gene encoding guanine nucleotide-binding protein G(I)/G(S)/G(O) subunit gamma-11 — translation MPAINIDDLSEKDKLKMEVEQLRKEVKLERQPVSKCSEEIKNYIEERSGEDPLVKGIPEERNPFKEKGGCVIA, via the exons ATGCCAGCAATTAACATAGATGACCTAAGTGAGAAGGATAAATTGAAAATGGAAGTAGAACAACTCCGAAAAGAAGTCAAATTGGAAAGACAACCT gtGTCTAAGTGTtctgaagaaattaaaaattacattgaAGAAAGATCGGGAGAAGACCCCCTAGTGAAAGGCATTCCTGAAGAGAGGAACCCTTTTAAAGAGAAAGGAGGGTGTGTAATTGCATAG